In the genome of Deltaproteobacteria bacterium, one region contains:
- a CDS encoding metal ABC transporter substrate-binding protein encodes MMLSLRQSRLLFRRARFVPRPFHALLVAMLLALPAALHAASPRVVTTVAPITSIVENVAGDRAEVTGIVPEGVNSHTFRPVPSDARIMARADLIILNGLYLEIPTLKLARANKRADTPILMLADRTLAEKDYVFDFSFPKDQGHPNPHLWPDPAHVMTYARLVRDALIAADPAGRAVYEANAERYLAQLDALDKAIAAAVATVPERNRRLLTYHDSWPYFAKRYGFTVIGAVQPSSFAEPSPREVARLIDQLNTERVPAVFGSEVFPSPVLQQIAREAETRFIDSLRDDDLPGEPGEAVHSYTGMMLSNIRTIVTALGGTAAALDAVDPAPVAGHHARYR; translated from the coding sequence ATGATGTTGTCTCTGCGGCAGTCCCGTCTTTTGTTCCGTCGTGCCCGCTTCGTCCCGAGGCCTTTCCACGCGTTGCTCGTCGCCATGCTGCTGGCGCTCCCCGCCGCGCTCCACGCCGCCTCCCCGCGCGTGGTCACCACCGTGGCGCCCATCACCAGCATCGTCGAGAACGTCGCCGGGGATCGGGCCGAGGTCACCGGCATCGTCCCCGAAGGGGTGAACTCCCACACGTTCCGGCCGGTGCCGTCCGACGCCCGCATCATGGCGCGGGCGGACCTCATCATCCTGAACGGCCTCTACCTGGAGATCCCCACGCTGAAGCTGGCGCGCGCCAACAAGCGCGCGGACACGCCCATCCTGATGCTGGCCGACCGCACCCTGGCCGAGAAGGACTACGTCTTCGACTTCAGCTTCCCCAAGGATCAGGGCCATCCCAACCCGCACCTGTGGCCCGACCCCGCGCACGTGATGACTTACGCACGCCTAGTACGCGACGCCCTGATCGCGGCCGACCCGGCGGGCCGCGCGGTGTACGAGGCCAACGCGGAGCGCTACCTGGCCCAGCTCGATGCCCTCGACAAGGCCATCGCAGCAGCCGTGGCCACCGTGCCGGAGCGCAACCGCCGGCTCCTCACCTACCACGACTCCTGGCCCTACTTCGCCAAGCGCTACGGCTTCACGGTCATCGGCGCGGTGCAGCCCTCGAGCTTCGCCGAGCCGAGCCCGCGCGAGGTGGCCCGGCTCATCGACCAACTGAACACGGAGCGGGTGCCCGCGGTGTTCGGCTCCGAGGTGTTCCCGAGCCCGGTGCTCCAGCAGATCGCCCGGGAGGCGGAGACCCGGTTCATCGACAGCCTGCGGGACGACGACCTCCCCGGTGAGCCCGGCGAAGCCGTCCACTCGTACACCGGCATGATGCTGTCCAACATCCGCACCATCGTCACCGCCCTGGGCGGCACCGCCGCCGCCCTCGACGCCGTCGACCCGGCGCCGGTGGCCGGGCATCACGCGCGCTACCGGTAG
- a CDS encoding amidohydrolase family protein, with protein sequence MINVDYPIIDGDGHVVEPDKEMAQYLPERFRRIPGNRDYSLFPQDAWAFGVVDPHKQDVPDAAMWLSFLDEAGISATVLYPSNAAAVGMVRRVEWSVDLARAYNDWLHDKFMRQSERLLGVALLPVHDVGACVTELRRCVGELGFVGAILPSISSPLMAYGNPEFDPIFATANELDTMVAIHGGFVGAHNFADPLRTYREVRSLKHVVPLMSHATSMISQGVFDRYPNLRVAYLEAGCGWVPYLMDVLDEQFERKGAGDLKRKPSEYLMDPNVYFSFEIEERTLPFFIQLLGDEKLVWPSDYPHERPRAEFFGDLPAFFAREDVSAESKRKILSENPKRLYRI encoded by the coding sequence ATGATCAACGTAGACTACCCCATCATCGACGGCGACGGGCATGTGGTGGAGCCGGACAAGGAGATGGCCCAGTACCTGCCGGAGCGGTTCCGGCGTATTCCGGGGAACCGCGATTACTCGCTGTTTCCCCAGGACGCCTGGGCCTTCGGCGTGGTGGACCCGCACAAGCAGGACGTGCCGGACGCGGCCATGTGGCTGAGCTTCCTGGACGAGGCCGGCATCAGCGCCACCGTGCTCTACCCGAGCAACGCCGCGGCCGTGGGCATGGTGCGCCGGGTGGAGTGGTCGGTGGACCTCGCGCGGGCGTACAACGACTGGCTCCACGACAAGTTCATGCGGCAGAGCGAGCGCCTGCTGGGAGTCGCGTTGCTGCCGGTGCACGACGTCGGCGCCTGCGTCACCGAGCTGCGCCGCTGCGTGGGCGAGTTGGGCTTCGTCGGCGCCATCCTGCCGTCCATCTCGTCGCCGCTCATGGCCTACGGCAACCCGGAGTTCGATCCCATCTTCGCCACCGCCAACGAGCTGGACACCATGGTGGCGATCCACGGCGGCTTCGTGGGCGCACACAACTTCGCCGACCCGCTGCGCACCTACCGCGAGGTCCGCTCCCTCAAGCACGTGGTGCCGCTCATGAGCCACGCCACCAGCATGATCTCCCAGGGTGTGTTCGACCGCTACCCGAACCTGCGGGTGGCCTACCTGGAGGCCGGCTGCGGCTGGGTGCCCTACCTGATGGACGTGCTCGACGAGCAGTTCGAGCGCAAGGGCGCCGGCGACCTCAAGCGCAAGCCCAGCGAGTACCTGATGGACCCCAACGTCTACTTCTCCTTCGAGATCGAGGAACGGACCCTGCCCTTCTTCATCCAGCTCCTCGGCGACGAAAAGCTCGTGTGGCCCTCCGACTACCCGCACGAGCGCCCGCGCGCCGAGTTCTTCGGCGACCTCCCGGCGTTCTTCGCCCGCGAGGACGTCTCCGCCGAATCGAAGCGCAAGATCCTGTCGGAGAACCCGAAGCGGCTGTACAGGATTTGA
- a CDS encoding metal ABC transporter ATP-binding protein: MTSEKHTDRVHHVHGRLHGHRHAEGREWSEQGRPIVELVDVSSGYRQTLGIADVNLKLWPAQFLAVVGPNGGGKTTLLRTILGHIRPRQGRVTVHGTTAAGSSLGAVGYVPQLEQIDLSFPITVEEVVLLGLSRQRRWFRGTRAEERDRAHEILERLNLLELRQRQIRELSGGQQQAAFIARALLGEPELILLDEPTSGLDIRSRDEVVHFLHEINHSGVAILITSHDLNWVAAHLPWVVCLNRHVIAEGDPQAVFNPQVLGETYKGEMVVLQHGDMIMVGERPHSPNGR, from the coding sequence ATGACTTCCGAAAAGCACACCGACAGGGTCCATCATGTGCACGGCCGGCTGCACGGGCACCGGCATGCGGAGGGGCGTGAGTGGAGCGAGCAGGGGCGGCCCATCGTGGAGCTGGTGGACGTGTCCAGCGGCTACCGGCAGACGCTGGGGATCGCGGACGTGAACCTGAAGCTGTGGCCGGCGCAGTTCCTGGCGGTGGTGGGGCCCAACGGCGGCGGCAAGACAACGCTCTTGCGCACCATCCTGGGGCACATCCGGCCCCGGCAAGGGCGGGTGACGGTCCACGGGACGACGGCCGCCGGCTCTTCTCTTGGCGCCGTGGGCTACGTGCCGCAACTGGAGCAGATCGACCTGAGCTTTCCCATCACGGTGGAGGAGGTGGTGCTGCTGGGACTGTCGCGGCAAAGGCGCTGGTTCCGCGGCACCCGCGCCGAGGAGCGCGACCGGGCGCACGAGATCCTGGAGCGGCTGAACCTGCTGGAACTGCGGCAGCGGCAGATCCGGGAGCTTTCCGGCGGGCAGCAGCAGGCGGCGTTCATCGCCCGGGCGCTGCTGGGCGAGCCGGAGCTGATCCTGCTGGACGAGCCCACCTCGGGCCTGGACATCCGCTCGCGCGACGAAGTGGTCCATTTCCTCCACGAAATCAACCACTCGGGCGTGGCCATCCTCATCACCAGCCACGACCTCAACTGGGTGGCGGCGCACCTGCCGTGGGTGGTGTGCCTCAACCGCCACGTCATCGCCGAGGGGGACCCTCAGGCGGTCTTCAACCCCCAAGTGCTGGGGGAGACCTACAAAGGCGAGATGGTGGTGCTCCAGCACGGCGACATGATCATGGTGGGGGAGCGGCCCCATTCTCCCAACGGGCGGTGA
- a CDS encoding metal ABC transporter permease has product MNTLLEPFAYEFFRNGMIASVIVGAVCGYVGVYVVLRRMSYIGHGLAHALFGGAVLSTIVGVNFFIGAGVWALVSAVLIHLISHRRLVGADAAIGVVTTSSFALGVAVVSTYRRFTLDFEAALFGNLLGITATDLWVIALTSAAVAFVMIVIRHELLFSTFDPEVAPVYGISTGRTELIFILLLAVTVVASTRILGVTLVSAAVVIPPVIGRYLTQRFQTLLLITPIIGAVCAATGMYLSYFIDISSGAMIVLTFALVFFLVGGRRWLRGNR; this is encoded by the coding sequence GTGAACACGCTCCTCGAACCCTTCGCGTATGAATTCTTCCGCAACGGCATGATCGCCTCGGTCATCGTCGGGGCGGTGTGCGGCTACGTCGGGGTCTATGTCGTGCTCCGGCGCATGAGCTACATCGGCCACGGGCTCGCCCACGCGCTCTTCGGCGGCGCGGTGCTGAGCACCATCGTCGGGGTCAACTTCTTCATCGGCGCCGGCGTGTGGGCGCTGGTGAGCGCGGTGCTGATCCACCTCATCAGCCACCGCCGCCTGGTGGGCGCGGACGCCGCCATCGGCGTGGTGACCACGTCGAGCTTCGCCCTGGGCGTGGCCGTGGTTTCCACCTACCGGCGCTTCACCCTGGACTTCGAGGCCGCGCTGTTCGGCAACCTCCTGGGCATCACCGCCACGGACCTCTGGGTCATCGCCCTCACCTCGGCGGCGGTGGCCTTCGTCATGATCGTCATCCGCCACGAGCTCCTGTTCTCGACCTTCGACCCGGAGGTGGCGCCGGTGTACGGCATCTCCACCGGCCGCACCGAGCTGATCTTCATCCTGCTGCTGGCGGTCACGGTGGTGGCGTCCACCCGCATCCTGGGCGTCACGCTGGTGTCGGCGGCGGTGGTGATCCCGCCCGTCATCGGCCGCTACCTGACCCAGCGCTTCCAGACCCTGCTCCTCATCACCCCGATCATCGGCGCGGTGTGCGCCGCGACCGGCATGTACCTCAGCTACTTCATCGACATCTCCTCCGGGGCCATGATCGTGCTCACCTTCGCGCTGGTCTTCTTCCTGGTCGGCGGCCGGCGCTGGCTGCGCGGGAACCGGTAG
- a CDS encoding cytochrome c oxidase assembly protein — protein MTAVAVLLWASSTAAQADAGAARYLVSRYLKAVYAQDYAEAYRHVSKRDREAKSEADYLRENPSFTGAAAELARGLAQQIEVGPLSLETRGDSATVRFEISLPDANSPELEKLFAGFDPDELNRLTAEQRGQILDAVARMARAGTLPVVTGEESLELLKEDGRWAVFHNWSDAVRVFFHAEVKEGLPWAFEPVQEMVLAQPGETLHAAYRARNLSDRTVTAKARHVDTPKEAAARYLDIIQCFCFLRQVLEPGRETELPLVFRVDWDTPRAHDEFHVTYQFFPSDKFPGENGTAAAREQVQAQAQGTLEVRVKDHRDAIDDFRSVNLRLGKLRLAPNARLRSSDPGWLELTPQLDRMDLTRYKDGKAAATVYRGALAPGRFAAVDLQVAEIRGILAKSGSPGSVKNAVKPIRLGFEVKPGVTTVVVLDLDLLDLSDHPGRGYELLIKGYELYEDGRLLRRIPPA, from the coding sequence GTGACCGCCGTGGCGGTGTTGCTCTGGGCGAGCTCGACCGCGGCTCAGGCGGACGCCGGCGCGGCGCGCTACCTGGTGTCGCGCTACCTCAAGGCGGTGTACGCCCAGGACTACGCCGAGGCTTACCGGCACGTCTCGAAGCGCGACCGGGAGGCCAAGAGCGAAGCGGACTACCTGCGCGAGAACCCGTCCTTCACCGGCGCGGCCGCGGAGTTGGCGCGCGGGCTGGCGCAGCAAATCGAGGTGGGGCCCCTGTCCCTGGAGACCCGCGGCGACAGCGCCACGGTCCGTTTCGAAATAAGCCTCCCGGACGCCAATTCCCCCGAGCTGGAGAAGCTCTTCGCCGGTTTCGACCCGGACGAACTGAACCGCCTGACGGCGGAACAGCGCGGGCAAATCCTCGACGCGGTCGCCCGGATGGCGCGCGCCGGCACCCTGCCCGTCGTCACCGGGGAAGAGTCGCTGGAGCTTCTGAAAGAGGACGGCCGCTGGGCTGTGTTCCACAACTGGAGCGACGCGGTGCGGGTGTTCTTCCATGCCGAGGTCAAGGAAGGGCTGCCCTGGGCCTTCGAGCCGGTACAGGAGATGGTGCTGGCCCAGCCGGGGGAGACCCTGCACGCCGCCTACCGCGCGCGCAACCTGTCGGACCGGACCGTCACGGCCAAGGCGCGCCACGTGGACACGCCGAAGGAGGCGGCCGCCAGGTACCTCGACATCATCCAGTGTTTCTGCTTTCTGCGGCAGGTCCTGGAACCCGGGCGGGAAACGGAGCTTCCGCTCGTGTTCCGCGTGGACTGGGACACGCCGCGCGCGCACGATGAGTTCCACGTGACCTACCAGTTCTTCCCGAGCGACAAGTTCCCCGGCGAGAACGGCACGGCCGCCGCGCGGGAACAGGTGCAGGCGCAAGCGCAGGGCACCCTGGAAGTCCGGGTCAAGGACCACCGCGACGCCATCGACGACTTCCGCAGCGTGAATCTGCGCTTGGGGAAGCTGCGGCTGGCGCCCAATGCCCGCCTGCGCTCCTCCGATCCGGGATGGCTCGAGCTGACGCCGCAACTGGACCGCATGGACCTGACCCGGTACAAGGACGGGAAGGCCGCCGCCACGGTGTACCGGGGCGCGCTTGCGCCGGGGCGTTTCGCGGCCGTCGACCTCCAGGTGGCGGAAATCCGTGGCATTCTGGCGAAATCCGGTTCGCCGGGCTCGGTCAAGAACGCGGTGAAACCGATCCGCCTCGGTTTCGAGGTGAAGCCGGGCGTGACCACCGTGGTGGTGCTGGACCTGGATCTGCTCGACTTGAGCGATCATCCCGGGCGCGGCTACGAGCTGCTCATCAAGGGCTACGAGCTTTACGAAGACGGCCGCCTGCTGCGGAGGATTCCGCCCGCATAG
- a CDS encoding SCO family protein yields the protein MTQPRFAIQVTVGTVLFVVLAGLVVQQVRTTPAIPRQPVLQELARYGPAPDFSLVERSGRPVSAGDLRGRVWIADFIYTTCQDTCPLQSRSMAAVQADLKDYGDLRSVSITVDPLTDSTALLSAYADRYGADPDRWLFLTGDVEQIRRIVQDGFRLSAAPVDGATPDPVVFHSSRFVLVDRDGEIRGYYDSNDPQALKRLRENARGLLAGKA from the coding sequence ATGACGCAACCGCGCTTCGCCATACAGGTGACCGTCGGCACCGTGCTGTTCGTCGTCCTCGCGGGGCTCGTCGTCCAACAGGTTCGTACAACTCCGGCGATACCCCGCCAGCCCGTCCTGCAGGAGTTGGCGCGCTACGGCCCGGCGCCGGACTTCTCGCTGGTGGAACGCAGCGGCAGGCCCGTATCGGCCGGCGACCTGCGCGGCCGCGTGTGGATCGCGGACTTCATCTACACCACGTGCCAGGACACCTGTCCGCTGCAGAGCCGCTCCATGGCCGCGGTGCAGGCCGACCTGAAGGACTACGGCGACCTCCGCTCGGTGTCCATCACCGTGGATCCGCTGACCGATTCCACGGCCCTGCTGTCCGCGTACGCGGACCGGTACGGAGCCGACCCGGACCGCTGGCTGTTCCTCACCGGCGACGTGGAGCAGATCCGCCGCATCGTCCAGGACGGCTTCCGCCTGAGCGCCGCCCCGGTGGACGGCGCCACCCCCGACCCGGTCGTGTTCCACAGCTCCCGCTTCGTGCTGGTGGACCGCGACGGCGAGATCCGCGGCTACTACGACAGCAACGACCCCCAGGCGCTGAAACGCCTGCGCGAGAACGCCCGCGGCCTGCTGGCCGGGAAGGCGTAA
- a CDS encoding vitamin K epoxide reductase family protein, giving the protein MAKASRKRGARGPRAPRQQQAAATPTQPTPNWPVLGLSAVGLVLAGYLTGTAWSGGEAAFCEAGADCDIVLHSRWSELLGLPTSLWGFLVYAVLAGAALIKRRSRRWKVLAAVSLFGVAYSLYLTYVSLFVLEAACQYCLTSLALLSVIFIVTLAQVRQVSHRVPWRPWLGASFGAAAVGVLAVHLVFYSGVTVNASANEDPWLRGLAVHLDDVGAKMYGAFWCPACESQKELFGASAKRIPYVECSPAGRSGPTASTCLAAGVRSYPTWTIKGQRHVGVLTPAALADRSGFAGVKTPQKEGG; this is encoded by the coding sequence GTGGCCAAGGCATCCAGGAAAAGAGGGGCGCGAGGACCGCGGGCACCGCGGCAGCAGCAGGCCGCGGCAACGCCGACACAGCCAACCCCCAACTGGCCGGTGCTGGGGCTGTCCGCGGTGGGGCTGGTGCTCGCGGGTTACCTGACCGGCACGGCCTGGTCGGGCGGCGAGGCCGCTTTCTGCGAGGCCGGGGCCGACTGCGACATCGTGCTCCACAGCCGCTGGTCGGAGCTGCTGGGTCTGCCCACCTCGCTCTGGGGGTTTCTCGTGTACGCGGTGCTGGCGGGGGCGGCGCTCATCAAGCGCCGGAGCCGGCGCTGGAAGGTCCTGGCCGCGGTATCGCTCTTCGGCGTGGCCTACAGCCTGTACCTGACGTACGTCTCCCTGTTCGTGCTGGAGGCCGCGTGCCAGTACTGCCTGACCTCCCTGGCGCTCTTGTCCGTCATCTTCATCGTGACGCTCGCGCAGGTCCGCCAGGTCAGCCATCGCGTGCCCTGGAGACCCTGGCTCGGCGCGAGCTTCGGCGCCGCCGCGGTGGGGGTGCTGGCGGTGCACCTGGTCTTCTACTCGGGCGTGACGGTGAACGCGTCGGCGAACGAAGACCCGTGGTTGCGGGGATTGGCCGTCCACCTCGACGATGTCGGGGCCAAGATGTACGGGGCGTTCTGGTGCCCGGCCTGCGAGAGCCAAAAGGAACTGTTCGGCGCTTCCGCCAAGCGCATTCCCTACGTCGAATGCAGTCCCGCCGGACGCAGCGGGCCGACGGCGTCGACGTGCCTGGCGGCGGGTGTGCGCTCCTATCCCACGTGGACCATCAAGGGCCAGCGTCACGTCGGTGTGCTGACGCCGGCGGCGCTGGCGGACCGGAGCGGTTTCGCCGGGGTCAAGACCCCGCAAAAGGAGGGCGGCTGA
- a CDS encoding rhodanese-like domain-containing protein, producing the protein MRRFGMGLAALLFMAAAPAWGDPGKYPEYAKVDSSDKIAVRYIRVEELVQHILDRKPLILVDVRQPLDYSMGHIKGARSIPLGTFYRGADLVPREGLVVLY; encoded by the coding sequence ATGCGGCGTTTCGGGATGGGCCTCGCGGCCCTGCTCTTCATGGCGGCGGCTCCGGCCTGGGGCGATCCCGGCAAGTACCCGGAGTACGCCAAGGTGGATTCGTCGGACAAGATCGCGGTCCGGTATATCCGGGTTGAGGAACTGGTCCAGCACATCCTCGACCGCAAGCCGCTGATCCTCGTGGACGTGCGGCAACCGCTCGACTACTCCATGGGCCACATCAAGGGGGCGCGCTCCATCCCTCTGGGGACATTCTATCGGGGCGCCGACCTCGTGCCTCGGGAGGGCCTCGTCGTCCTCTATTGA
- a CDS encoding glutathione S-transferase N-terminal domain-containing protein, with protein MIELYTSATPNGQKIHIMLEETGLDYRLHWVDLRKGEQFDPDFLRISPNNKIPVILDRDGPGGEPLSVFESGAILIYLAEKTGKFLPAEPRARIQVLEWLMFQVGGVGPMLGQAHHFRAYAREKIPYAIDRYTSEGARIYRVLDKRLAEHEYLAGDYSIADMAVFPWIRLHERQGQDMADHPHLTRWFDTIAARPAVAKDMEKTRDVVGTITNEMWDNLWGKKQFEKR; from the coding sequence ATGATCGAGCTCTACACCAGCGCCACGCCCAACGGGCAGAAGATCCACATCATGCTCGAGGAGACGGGCCTGGACTACCGGCTTCACTGGGTGGACCTGCGCAAGGGCGAGCAGTTCGACCCGGATTTCCTCAGGATCAGCCCCAACAACAAGATTCCGGTGATCCTCGACCGGGACGGCCCGGGCGGCGAGCCCCTGTCGGTGTTCGAATCCGGCGCCATCCTGATCTATCTGGCCGAGAAGACCGGGAAGTTCCTGCCGGCGGAACCCCGCGCCCGCATCCAGGTGCTGGAATGGCTGATGTTCCAGGTGGGCGGCGTCGGCCCCATGCTCGGGCAGGCGCACCACTTCCGCGCCTACGCGCGCGAGAAGATCCCCTACGCCATCGACCGCTACACCAGCGAGGGCGCGCGCATCTACCGGGTGCTGGACAAGCGGCTCGCCGAGCACGAGTACCTGGCCGGCGACTACTCCATCGCCGACATGGCGGTGTTCCCGTGGATCCGGCTGCACGAGCGCCAGGGCCAGGACATGGCCGACCACCCGCACCTGACCCGCTGGTTCGACACCATCGCCGCCCGCCCGGCCGTGGCCAAGGACATGGAGAAGACCCGCGACGTGGTGGGCACCATCACCAACGAAATGTGGGACAACCTCTGGGGCAAGAAGCAGTTCGAGAAGCGGTGA
- a CDS encoding SAM-dependent chlorinase/fluorinase has product MAPAARIITLTTDFGYRDPFVGIMKGVIHGIDPAAAIVDLTHGVAPQDVRGGALALAAAVDFFPPGTIHVAVVDPGVGSARRPILVETDRARFVGPDNGLLSLAGGRQRLIRVVHLSNPDYHLRPTSTTFHGRDVFAPVAAHLSAGVPPEKLGQAVESFKRLEVPEPQREDRGIAGEVIYIDGFGNLTTNIRREDLAAFDPSQVAVRIGARVVRGLSPNYASAGAGNYLALINSWGHLEVSRCEGSARSGLDAHVGTRVLLRCA; this is encoded by the coding sequence ATGGCGCCGGCCGCACGAATCATCACTCTCACCACCGACTTCGGCTACCGGGACCCTTTCGTGGGCATCATGAAAGGGGTGATCCACGGCATCGACCCGGCGGCCGCGATCGTGGACCTGACACACGGGGTGGCGCCGCAGGACGTCAGGGGCGGCGCGCTGGCGCTGGCGGCCGCGGTGGACTTCTTTCCCCCCGGCACCATTCACGTGGCGGTGGTGGACCCGGGAGTGGGCAGTGCGCGGCGCCCCATTCTCGTGGAGACCGACCGTGCCCGCTTTGTCGGCCCGGACAACGGGCTCTTGAGCCTCGCCGGGGGCCGGCAACGGCTGATCCGGGTGGTTCACCTGTCCAACCCGGACTACCACCTGCGGCCCACGAGCACGACCTTCCACGGCAGGGACGTCTTCGCGCCCGTCGCCGCCCATCTTTCCGCCGGGGTGCCGCCGGAGAAGCTGGGGCAAGCCGTCGAGAGCTTCAAGCGCCTGGAAGTACCCGAACCGCAACGGGAGGACCGCGGCATCGCCGGCGAGGTCATCTACATCGACGGTTTCGGCAACCTCACCACCAACATACGACGCGAGGACCTGGCGGCCTTCGATCCGTCGCAAGTAGCCGTGCGCATCGGCGCCCGTGTGGTCCGCGGCCTGTCCCCCAACTACGCCTCGGCCGGCGCCGGCAACTACCTCGCCCTGATCAATAGCTGGGGGCACCTGGAGGTCTCCCGGTGCGAGGGCAGCGCGCGATCCGGCCTCGACGCCCATGTCGGCACGCGGGTGCTTCTGCGGTGCGCTTGA
- a CDS encoding cytidine/deoxycytidylate deaminase family protein has translation MTDERLSWDQYFMTITRQVAERSTCTRAKVGAVIVRDRSILATGYNGSPAGMPHCTEVGCLVYESRNPDGEIEQNCFRTIHAEINAIAQAAKNGASIKDASIYITHTPCIHCLKVLVNTGIGDIFYEKPYKLDTVADILEHTGVRLHPVTMP, from the coding sequence ATGACAGACGAGCGGCTGAGCTGGGACCAGTACTTCATGACCATCACCCGGCAGGTGGCGGAGCGTTCCACCTGCACCCGCGCCAAGGTGGGCGCGGTGATCGTACGCGACCGGAGCATTCTCGCCACCGGCTACAACGGCTCGCCCGCGGGCATGCCCCACTGCACGGAGGTGGGCTGTCTCGTCTATGAATCCAGGAACCCCGACGGCGAGATCGAGCAGAACTGCTTTCGCACCATCCACGCGGAGATCAACGCCATCGCCCAGGCGGCCAAGAACGGCGCCAGCATCAAGGACGCCTCCATCTACATCACCCACACGCCCTGCATCCACTGCCTCAAGGTGCTGGTGAACACCGGCATCGGCGACATCTTCTACGAGAAGCCGTACAAGCTCGACACGGTGGCGGACATCCTGGAGCACACCGGCGTCCGGCTGCACCCGGTGACCATGCCGTAA
- a CDS encoding ATP synthase F0 subunit C, with protein sequence MKQLTAFVLTGLFTLLLSGVAVAADAAGGGSAGLVPGIVALGAGLGIAIAAFGCALAQGRVGGAAMESIGRNPNSADKIFTPLILSLALIEALGIYALIIAFLLAGKV encoded by the coding sequence ATGAAGCAACTCACAGCCTTCGTACTGACGGGACTCTTCACGCTGCTGCTGTCGGGCGTGGCCGTCGCCGCGGACGCCGCGGGCGGCGGCTCGGCCGGCCTGGTCCCGGGCATCGTCGCACTGGGCGCGGGCCTCGGCATCGCCATCGCCGCGTTCGGCTGCGCCCTCGCGCAGGGCCGGGTGGGCGGCGCGGCCATGGAAAGCATCGGCCGCAACCCCAACTCCGCCGACAAGATCTTCACGCCGTTGATCCTGTCGCTGGCCCTCATCGAAGCCCTGGGCATCTACGCCCTGATCATCGCCTTCCTGCTCGCGGGCAAGGTCTAA
- the atpB gene encoding F0F1 ATP synthase subunit A, whose translation MGHHPFTWYDLVPAFLQGWVPLQIFFSVVSMVLLVCLAVAARRRLLDTHNAVIPSDRITLVNIFELLIEFVTNLSDSIIGHHGRRYLSLYGTFFIFILLSNFIGLVPGFSPPTSNLNITLGMGLVSFGAYHYFGVREHGGAYLKQFMGPFLVIAPLFFLIEVFSHMFRPLTLGLRLAFNMFADHLVVEIFTGLTYVAIPVLFYLLGALVSVIQAFVFTLLSMIYASLALSHDH comes from the coding sequence ATGGGACATCATCCATTCACTTGGTACGACCTGGTACCCGCTTTCTTGCAAGGGTGGGTGCCCTTGCAGATCTTCTTCTCCGTGGTGAGCATGGTGCTGCTGGTCTGTCTGGCTGTCGCGGCGCGCCGCCGGCTGCTGGACACCCATAACGCGGTCATTCCCAGCGACCGCATCACCCTGGTCAACATCTTCGAGCTGTTGATCGAGTTCGTCACGAACCTGAGCGACAGCATCATCGGGCACCACGGCCGGCGCTACCTCTCCCTCTACGGGACGTTCTTCATCTTCATCCTGCTGTCCAACTTCATCGGCCTCGTGCCCGGGTTCTCGCCGCCCACGAGCAACCTCAATATCACCCTCGGCATGGGCCTGGTTTCCTTCGGGGCGTACCATTACTTCGGCGTGCGCGAGCACGGCGGCGCCTACCTCAAGCAGTTCATGGGGCCGTTCCTGGTGATCGCGCCGCTGTTCTTCCTGATCGAGGTGTTCTCGCACATGTTCCGGCCGCTCACCCTGGGTCTGCGGCTCGCCTTCAACATGTTCGCCGACCACCTGGTGGTGGAGATCTTCACCGGCCTGACCTACGTGGCGATCCCGGTGCTGTTCTACCTGCTGGGGGCCCTGGTGTCCGTCATCCAGGCCTTCGTTTTCACGCTGTTGAGCATGATCTATGCGTCTCTGGCTCTGAGCCACGATCATTGA
- a CDS encoding AtpZ/AtpI family protein, whose protein sequence is MSDARDGRDGPPAKSPVLFRAAKYTAIGFEFPTTVGAGLLLGHYADSYFGSSPWMVLVLGLLGLVVAFYRLVLLLRHFARERG, encoded by the coding sequence GTGAGCGACGCACGGGACGGCCGGGACGGGCCACCTGCAAAGAGCCCGGTTCTCTTCCGGGCCGCCAAATACACCGCCATCGGGTTCGAGTTTCCCACCACGGTGGGAGCCGGGTTGCTGCTGGGGCACTACGCGGACTCTTACTTCGGCAGCTCTCCCTGGATGGTGCTGGTGTTGGGGCTCTTGGGGCTGGTGGTGGCGTTCTACCGGCTCGTGTTGCTCTTGCGGCATTTCGCCAGGGAGCGCGGATGA